In Streptomyces liangshanensis, the DNA window CCGGTTGAACTCCAGGCCCAGGCCGTCCGCCGCCGGGGTCAGCGGTGCCTTCGCGGAGTTCCGTACCGTCAGTTCCAGCAGGGTGTCCCCGACGGCGAGCTGACTGCCCTCGCGCCACGGGAGGTCGCCGCTGACGGTCTTCCCGTCGAGCTGGGACGTCCCGGTCACGCTGAGGACGCCGGAACCGTCCAGCGCGACCCTGACCCGGGCGCCCACCACCGGGGCCCCCGGCGCGAGCCGGATCCGGCAGCCGTCGCCGCTGCCGATGTCGTACTCGCCCGGCGGCAGACGGAAGACCGTGCCCGCCCCGGGGCCCGACACCAGCCGGAGTTCGGTCCGGCCCTCGGGCTCGGGGTCCCGCAGAACGGGAGTGCCGAGCCCGAGGTCCATGCCGTCCCGCACACCGGCCACCTGGAGGGTGGCTTCGGGGTCGACCCGCTCGGCACCGATGTAGAGGTCCGGTGCCGGGGTCCCCTCCGCGCCGGCCTCGGTGTGACCGACGGCGCGTGCCAGTTCCGCCGCGAACCGGGCCGCCCGGGCGGAGGGTTCGGTGTCGACGACGACCGTGGTGGACACCCCCTCGGCCAGGGGGTCGCGAACGCTGACGTTCAATCGCACGGCTATGGGTTCCTCACGGGAGAGTGGGCGGCTGGGAGGGCGGGGAGGAGGGGCCTGCGGTGGGTCAGCCGATGTTCGAGCCGAGCTGCTCGTCGGTCTGCGAGAAGGCCTCACCGACGGACTTGACGTACTGGCTGATGCCCTGGAGGCCCTCGTTGACCTGCTGGAAGCCCTTCGCGAACTCCTCGAAGAAGGGCTGGAACTTCTGCTGGGCCGCGGGCGTGCTGTAGCCCTGCGAGAGCAGCTGGTTGACGCGCCCCCGCACCTCGGTGAGCTTGTCCTGGAGCGACGTGAAGTCGTTGAGCAGCGAGGCGGAGGCCGAGGCGGTCTCGTCGGAGTTGACGGCGAAGTTGGGCATGTGGGTGCTCCTAGCGTGTTCTTGGTGCGGTCCGCCCCCGGACGGGGCGGAGGTTCAGGACGCCCGGCGCCGGGTCGCTCAGGGCGCGGGCGGGGTGCCGGTCGCGGGTGGGGTCGGCTCGGTGGGCGGCGTCGGCGTGCCGGGCGGCGTCGGCGGCGTGACGGAGGCCGTCTCCTCGACCGGCGAGGACGGAGCGGTGGTGAAGCCGCCCTCCTCGACCGGTGACGAAGGAGCCGTGGTGAAGCCGCCGTCGCTGTCGGTGGGGCTCTGCGGCGGGCCGAAGGGCGAGCCGGTCGGTTCGGTGGGGCTGCCGGGAGGCGACGGGGGGAGGGGGATGTCCTGCGGCTCGGGGCCGGGGGAGGAAGGCTCGGGGTTCGGGGCGGAGTCGGGGCTCGGGGAGGAGGAACTGTCGCCCGTCGGCGCCGGGGTGACGGTGTGCGTGGACGAGGTGTCACCGGTGTGCGCGGCGGCGTCGCCGGTGTGCGCGGACGGGGGCGTGCTGCCCTCGGGTTTCGACGTCTTCGTCGGGATGAGCCCGGAGATCCTGTCGTGCACCGTCCCGTGCGCGGTGCCCGGTGCGGTGGGGATGAAGTTGGACGCCTCCGAGGTGACCGCGTCACCGAGGGACGTGCCCTCGCTCACCGCCACGCCCACCTTGACGGCGGAGGCCGCCGCCTCCGGCACGAGTTCGCCCGCCTGCTCCAGCGCCCCGTCCTTCGCGTCCCGCAGCCGGTCGCCGAGGGACTTGGCGCCGGCCGCCCCCGAACCGGCCGCCCCCGAACCGGCCGCCGCCGGACCTGCCGCCCCCGAACCGGCCGCCGCCGGGGCCGTGGCGGGAGAGGCCGCAGCGGGAGAGGCCGCCGCGCCCGCCTCCGTACCGCCGCCGCGCCCCTTCCTGATGATGCCCGCCCCCTTGATCAGCCCGCCGACGCCGGCCACGGCGGCCGCGCCGCCGAAGATGGCCTTGGCGTCCAGGGGGTCGCCGTTGAGCTTCTCGACGGCGGCCTCCTTCCCGGACTCCACACCGAACTTGACGGTGACGTCACCGACGACCTTGCCCGCCTCCTTGACGCCCGCGCCCGCGAGCAGCCCGCCGCCGATCTTGCTCGTGGTGAGGGTGTCGGCGATCTTCGTGATGCTCCCGGTGGCGCTCTTGATCACACCCGCCCCGGCCTTGAGCAGACCGGGCGCGATCTTCGTCGCTATCGCGCCCGCGCCCTTCAGCAGCGCCCCTCCGGGGATGAACGACAGGAGCCCGACGAGGAAGTCCCCCAGTCTGAACTGCCCGCTCCCGATGGCCACGATCTGGTTCACGGCGAACAACGCGGCCCCCAGCAGGACCCCGGCCACCGGGAAGAAGATCGAGGTGATGGCGATGAGCGCGCCCAACAGGATCTGGATGAAAGGGAAGTCCTTGAACGCGTCGGCGATCTTCTGGAAGATGTTCCGCTCGGGAATCGCCTGCGAGACGGCGACATCGAGGACACGCTCGCACTCGCGCGCGGCGGAGTCGCGCAGGTCCTTCGCGTCCTGGGCCATGCGCTTGGCGGCCGTCAACTCCTGGTCGGCCGCGTCCTTGCTGTCCGACTGCTGCTTGTTCTGGGCCTTCTGTTCGTCCGTCGCGTCCGCGGGGAGGGGCGCGA includes these proteins:
- a CDS encoding WXG100 family type VII secretion target, whose translation is MPNFAVNSDETASASASLLNDFTSLQDKLTEVRGRVNQLLSQGYSTPAAQQKFQPFFEEFAKGFQQVNEGLQGISQYVKSVGEAFSQTDEQLGSNIG